TTCTTGCACGCCCTCAAGATGGACCCCGACTACGTGGATGCCTTGACCGAGTTCGGCCTCTTCTccgaggaggagaaggacatCATACAGGCCGACTATCTGTACTCGAAAGCCTTGACCATCTCCCCACACAACAAGAAGGCTCTGGTCAGCCGGGACCGGACGTTGCCTCTCGTGGAAGAAATCGACCAGAGATTCTTCAGCATCATTGACAGCAAAGTCCAGAAGGTCCTCTCCATCCCCAAAAGCAACTCTGCCCTCCGGAGGGTGATGGAGGAGTCCTACTACCACCACATCTACCACACGGTGGCCATCGAGGGCAATACCCTGACACTCGCCGAGATCCGGCACATCATCGAGACCCGATACGCCGTTCCCGGGAAAAGCCTGGAGGAGCAGAACGAGGTCATCGGCATGCACGCCGCCATGAAGTACGTCAACACCACCCTTTTGTCTCGGATAGGCTCCGTCACCCTGCCCGACGTCCTGGAGATTCACCGGAGAGTCCTAGGCTACGTGGACCCCATCGAAGCCGGCCGATTTAGGACTACCCAGGTGTTTGTCGGCCACCACATCCCTCCCCACCCTCGCGACGTGGAGAAGCAGATGCTGGAGTTTGTGCAGTGGATCAACTCCGAGGACGCCATGGGACTGCACCCCGTTGAGTTTGCCGCTCTGGCCCACTACAAGCTGGTGTACATTCACCCGTTTGTGGACGGCAACGGGAGGACATCCCGGCTCCTGATGAACCTGATCCTCATGCAGGCCGGCTACCCACCCATCACCATCCGGAAGGAGCAACGGGCCGAGTACTACCACGCCTTGGAGGTGGCCAACGAAGGGGATGTCCGGCCCTTCATCCGCCTGATTGCCAAATGCACGGAGACCACCCTCGACATGCTGCTGTTTGCCACCACAGAGCACTCCGTGGGCCTCCCCGAAGCGCaggatgggggcgggggcagcTGCAGCACAGGCTGCAAACAGACCATCTCGCTCAAAACTCGGACCTAAACGCTGGTAGCAAAGGGTGCCCCCTGTGGGAGGAGAGCTGAAAAAGCACTTTCTGtaaaacatttcatttatttatatcttttaaGTTAAATCGTTTAATGCAGTGGCCTCTTCCTATTTATTACCCCCAATAGGCCCCAAGTAACTTGTCTAATTTTATTGCAAAAGGGAACAGGCCAGGATGCTTCTCTGTCTGGCTAGTTAAGTGTCAAGCAGGACTGTTTCAGCTGGAAAAATCCAACCCACAGTCAGCTTTCTGGCTAAAGAGGGTCAGATATGGAAAACGCAGCTGTTACTCTACCCAGCCAAAGCCCGGCTGAGTTGTTCATCGGTGTCCTTAGCGAACTGGTGCAGTTTTGGTATTGTTCAGTTTGCTAATGCACAGGTAGGGCCCAAACTCCCCTTTTTCTGTtgaggaaagggggaaggaagctTGTGTGAAGCCCACAAAGCTGCAATTTCACCTGCCCCCATTTGCGTTTGGGGCAGCTTCACATCTCTAAAGCCAAACCAGCTTCCTGCCTGCCAGTGCCTTCGTAGGGACTTGTATTTGTACTGAACTGTGCCTTagcttttccccccaccccaattcccCCTTCCAGCAGAACCACTCCAGGAGGAGGTCTCAGTTCAGGCCAGTACCTAAAGAGAAGTTTGTGGGCTTTGAGCTGCTCCTTAAAAACGAACAAAAAACCAAAACCGTAAGAAACTGACTACACAATACCACAGCAGAACCTACTCTTTGGAAGTTGGAGACTTCCCTCTTACCCTCCTATAAACCCACATTTGctctggtgcaggggtctccaaccttggtcacttttaagacttgtggacttcaactcccagaaatcctcagccagctttgctgactgaggaactctgggagttgaaatccacaagtcttaaagtggccaaggttggagacccctgctctggtgtGATATTGTGTGTGGAAAAAGCCTACCCAAATACTAAAGGTCAAAGGGCTTCTTAAAAATCCTCTGATAgcactttacttttattttacctGGAATGTGCAAACGTCGTTGCCTGAGATTTCAAAGTAGAAAAGGTTGAGGTGGGTGTGTATGCGTGCTTTTTTGTTAAACTGCAAACTCGCCATCCCCATGCACAATCTGAATGAATCCCCGTCTCTTCTTGGCTCGCCCTCTTGCCATCTCGGTTGCCCCTGGGAAGAACCCACACGCCTTGGCACAGGCGTGATTCAATCTTAAATCGGCTCAGATTTCAGGGAAGAGGCCGGCTGCCCTTCTTTAGTCTTACTTCTAAGGCAAGCCGGGCAGGTACAACCACAACGCAGTGTGTGAAATAGGAGCAGCGCCTAACAAAAGGGCTTTTTGCACTGCAGTTTTGCAAAGTCCGTGCATGTTTGGTTGGTTGCAATAAAGAGATTTCCCCAACTctggctcttttttaaaaaaataaaataaaaaaactgcatCTTCTCCCTCACAGCTCCCAGGTATGCAAAATTAGTGCCGGGCCGAAGGCACCCCGAGTGAGTTACTCAAAATGAAGACAGGCACTGAAAATTGCACACAACATGAAACGCTGGAATTTCATGTGTGATATTGTTTAGTATGCAAGTAAGGGAGCAGAATTGTCTATTGCTGCAAGAGTTGCTTTTGTGAACAAGGaattgggtggggttttttttcatgcCCACCCTGCTTCCTACCCGTTGTTGGCAGCAACCCTCCAGCATGTCTGCCTAATGCAGAGGTGACTCGGGGATGGTTCCTTAACCCAGATGCTGAAGCAGGAACAACGCAAGcaggaaagccagcagcccaatTAACCCCTCTGGGCATCCAGGCCTGCCTAGCTACAAAACAGGATCACTGGATTTGAAGTCCAACAAATTGGAGGAGCCCAGGGTGAGGGAGGGCCCCCCCTAAGAACTGTATTTAAAGGTTAaaaatgcaaacttttttttttaaaaatgccctaGTAACATgattgcgaacctatggcacatgtgccacaactatatcagtgggcatgcaagctcagctccggtgcacacTGGCCAGATGAttcttgggccttctgggcccatcagaagtagggaaacatactgtttcctgcctctggagggccttggggggggtgttgggaaggcccgttttttgctgtacccagcctcca
This genomic stretch from Ahaetulla prasina isolate Xishuangbanna chromosome 15, ASM2864084v1, whole genome shotgun sequence harbors:
- the FICD gene encoding protein adenylyltransferase FICD; this encodes MKLVSMAAGVMAVEPELKWVSLWLRARWAAVLAAVLAALLVALLPVLLVEGQCQAALKGWAFLRSKLGLGYVGIATYTGHTTELSVTSGGLELMVLKPKVTAEVRLEAKAALHQALEMKRQGKREKAQKLFLHALKMDPDYVDALTEFGLFSEEEKDIIQADYLYSKALTISPHNKKALVSRDRTLPLVEEIDQRFFSIIDSKVQKVLSIPKSNSALRRVMEESYYHHIYHTVAIEGNTLTLAEIRHIIETRYAVPGKSLEEQNEVIGMHAAMKYVNTTLLSRIGSVTLPDVLEIHRRVLGYVDPIEAGRFRTTQVFVGHHIPPHPRDVEKQMLEFVQWINSEDAMGLHPVEFAALAHYKLVYIHPFVDGNGRTSRLLMNLILMQAGYPPITIRKEQRAEYYHALEVANEGDVRPFIRLIAKCTETTLDMLLFATTEHSVGLPEAQDGGGGSCSTGCKQTISLKTRT